A single window of Liolophura sinensis isolate JHLJ2023 chromosome 6, CUHK_Ljap_v2, whole genome shotgun sequence DNA harbors:
- the LOC135468829 gene encoding mammalian ependymin-related protein 1-like, with product MRGLFVLALVVVTVYAQEPQRCATPTIWEARLFEQDRSKNFQRRAKLSYDEVNQRVRRIEEVDFSESRDFYDELFLHNVGIAYRLNLRTRVCNVTALSSPFRRVGIPTFAKFRGEGYIGASVPNAGVLVSLWDGATPDGGFYFGAWTVLDCVPVNDGYFSNQTGFISWNFFDVTLGISDPNVFVPPSECASQEFKVVV from the exons ATGAGGGGACTTTTTGTTTTGGCACTGGTAGTGGTGACAGTGTATGCCCAAGAGCCTCAGAGATGTG CGACACCAACAATCTGGGAGGCCCGTCTGTTCGAG CAAGACAGAAGCAAGAACTTCCAGAGGCGCGCTAAGCTGTCTTATGATGAGGTGAACCAGCGCGTCAGGCGGATTGAGGAGGTGGACTTCAGCGAGTCTCGGGACTTCTACGACGAactcttcctccataatgtc GGTATTGCCTACCGTCTTAACCTGCGCACACGTGTCTGCAACGTGACAGCCCTTTCGTCACCCTTCAGACGGGTGGGTATCCCGACGTTCGCCAAGTTCCGTGGGGAAGGTTACATCGGTGCGTCTGTCCCTAACGCGGGGGTACTTGTGTCTTTGTGGGACGGGGCAACACCCGACGGAG GCTTTTACTTCGGCGCCTGGACTGTCTTGGACTGTGTGCCAGTTAATGATGGTTACTTCAGTAACCAGACTGGATTCATCAGCTGGAA TTTCTTTGATGTCACCCTCGGTATTTCCGACCCCAATGTCTTCGTTCCTCCATCAGAGTGTGCCAGTCAGGAATTCAAAGTTGTAGTCTAA